TTCATTCCGTTTTGCCGGTTCACATACGGTAGAgcggtggccatgatgagcaCATTAACGCCTTATGCAAGCAGACCCGATGGCAGCTGATAATGGCCGTTAGGGCCGTCGACCAGAGCTTCCAACGGGGTTTCCTCTGGTCAATGGAGGTTGGTAGGCGGAGAGATGTCGGCCACAAATCGGATTCCACCTCCCCCTTGTCGGTAGTCGTTTAGATGATCTAGAAGACCTGCCGTGTTTCTTGGGGGTTTCTCCTCTCCGTTCTGCTCTCTCGGGTCGGTGGCTATCCGATCAAACGGTTTCCCCCGCCTAAATCAATAGGGGCGTCCAAGGAAACCAGGGAGAAGGATTGGATTGGACAATTGGGTAGCTGTTTAGTCAATGGGTAGTTGGTTCCTGTTTCAAGAGCCAGCATCCGGGGCCGTGGCAGCGTCAATGTTCGATGGACGAAGAACTCGATGTCCAGGTTGAGCCCGCAACGCCGTCAAGGCATGCGGTGTCTGCCCGCAGAAGCACCGCCGTTGAGGGAAACTAGGCGATCTTCAAGATGCGACAGTTTGTATCAAAGTCAGGGCAATGAACAGAGGAGAAGCTGACCGAGATTTGTCTGGCGAGGGGTAGCACCGAGACATGATCCGCCGTCGATTGCgacaagcaccagactcctgAATCTGGACCAGGGGTCGCAACCGCAAGTAGCAAGGGTAGCGGTCGGCGGAGTTTTAGTTGGTGGGCTTGGATCAATGGCTTGGATCCATGcaaagggacatggaaggatgGGAAAGCAAACGTgtggatggatcaaatggcaGATGGCTGACTTTGGCGTGGCCGTGGCCGGATTCCTGGTCAGGGCTCGTCCGATGAATGGCTGTGGGCAATCAATTACTCGAGAGTCGGAGGTCaatattttttttattgGCTCCATGACGGCGGTTGTACATGGAAGCAACATGTCATCCCAAGTTCTCAATGCAAGCCTCGGCAAGTTCCAATGCCAATTGGCAGGCAATCACCCCGAATTGTCTGGTCCTGAGAGCACGAACTGTATGCTTTGTCTGTCCTGCGTAATCTGTGACCGCTCTTTTGCGGAGCGTTCTTTGTATGTATCATCTGGACGCCATACATATATGCATGCACGCCAAAGAACCACACCAAATCTGGAGCATCAGTTTGAGCAAACTGCGATTTCAGTGTCCAGTCAGCTCAAGGGTTCAATATTGGGGGCTTCAGGGCCTGCTCCCCTGTAAATAGGGGGGAAACACGCACCGTTATTGGCTGTATGGCTCAGCATCGTCTTGCCAGGGGCCGTTCGATAGCCAGCCGTAGCCAAGTAACAGCGACCCCACCTTCAAGTGCTCTCTTGCCGCCGTCGGCCCCAGGCACAGAAACGCATGTGGCTAGTGTGTGGTGAGCCTCGCACCAGCCCGGCGGGATGTTGGCGCCACAGGTCGTGTGACAGCCACAGATACCCCCCCGCTTCGGCTGCAAGGCTGTCGTTGTCATGGAGGTATTGTTTACTTTGGCTGCAGACCTCGTCGAATCATGTCCTCTCGCTTGACTCTGCGCAGGTACCTTGATTTCCAAAACTTCTCGCCAATCGCATAGCAAATTCGTAAATAGTCAAGAAATCGAAGAACAAAGTGTTTCGACAACGGCGTTTCTCTCTCTCACTTTTCGCACGTTTGATCCTCTCCAGCTTGCATTACCCTTCCTACCGTCTCAGGAACTCCACCTGGATCAGCACGTTCCTTGGCCAACCATCAGATAGTCCCCGGACGAAACCGCCACGGTCAGAATGGTAAGAGCTACGCTACGGGGCTGACAAGTCTTGAAGAATACCCCTTCTGACACTGTTCTCTTCAATTCACAGTCTGTTTCAACATCGTATAAACGATCTCCCCTGGGATACGGCTCGCCTCCATCTCGCAACTCGCCGTTTCGACGACCCGAAtctccagcttcaccatcaccattgcGATATACGACACCCAGTAGCTCTCCTACCAAGTCCGGTCCACCAGCTGGAACATCGCGATTTACCCAACCAACTACTCCCCCCACTCCCAAGAGCAGTTGGACACCACAGGGACAATCTTCAGACACAATGGCAGCATCAGCACAAAGATTATCACAACTGACGGCAGCGGCCTCACAACCTTTAGGAAGCGGAAACGCGCTCTCACAACTTCAGCCGGCTCAGGTCAGGACACTAAGGGACGGATTCCAGATTTTGGATCGAGACTGTGATGGCGTCGTCAATCGCGAAGATGTGGCTGATATGCTGGGACAATTGGGTATGTCAACAACAACGCTCCCAGATCAAGTTCTCACGAAATGCTAAATCTGTCGATGCAGGTCTTCCAAACGGCGCGTCAGATGTCTCACAATTTTTCCCTCCTTCAAAACCTCAAACCATTGCGTTGGCAGCATTCTTGAATTCTCTGGCAGAAACGCTCTGTCAGCTGTCGCCTAGCGCTGAACTGATTTCGGCATTTTCTGCtttcgacgacgatgacagTGGCCAGGTGGATTGGGCTGAGCTCAGGGACGCGCTGCTGAACACGGCACCAGAACCTGGTGAACGACCTCTGACTGCGGCAGAGGTTGACCGTATTGTCAACGGCTTCACCGGTAGACGAGCGTTCAATCGTAACATCAATGCACAGCTGGGCGCTAAGAAGGGAGAGGTGTTCAAGTATAACGAGTTTGTCCATTCAATCATGGGTTCTAACGCGGGGCCTGAAGGATCGTCGCACGAAATCGCAGAATGATGATGTCAGAGGGGTatttggaagatgatgagcgGCGCAAGACTGTCAGATTGGTGTATCGGTTTGGCTTGTATTCGGTGCAACTGTGTTTGGATAGGGGATTGTGCCGTACTGAATGTATTTGTGAGAGGCGCACAACTTTTATGACAGGAACAATGGTTGGACAAACTTCTTGGCGTTAGTATTAGCATTGATACGCTTGGTAgggcctcaaccaatgaaTGACATGTTCACATTTGTGTAAATTGGATAGCCGCCAGGGTGGCTCAGGATTTTAATGAAGGAGAGGGTTGGCGAAATTAATAATGACGGCGAGGGGAAGGAGCTGAGGGCCATGTCTGGAGTACCTTGTCATGTATTTTCGGTGGAAAGGGTACAACAACTGCCTGATTATTTATGTCTTGTGCGGCATGAGTGGTAAAACCTGGTACAGATGAAGCATTCAAAAGAAATTATGCTGGCAACAGAATCACATGGATACACGGGGAGCAGCTTTTCGATCTTGTGCTCCGTCGGGAGTGCCAGTTCATTGCACGCTGCAATAGCTAGGAGAATAGGTGCTGCAACCGCGCCAACTATTGGCAAGAAGACAGACGCTATAGTTTCTCCGGTCGGCAGTCCGCTGCAGCTAAAGCAACACTCCCGCTGTCAAAGTCTGTTTCGTCAGCACAAGTGTGTCCGGTGTCTCTGTGTGAGCCGGGACGGAGTCGGAACCTGGCACCACTGGTCTGCCCCTCCAAACTTGCACCAGCCCACCCTCCTAGCCCGCCGACTGGTCGTGCCAATGGAAGCTTCGAGAATCGTTTTTGATAGTAAAGTACGTATCGTCATCACCATAGATGCAAAACCCCGCTACTTGCAAAGCGACTTTCTTTCGCACACGCCCCTGCAAGCCGCATGCACAAGTCAAGTGTTCCACCAGTTCAGCATCACATCCACTTGATAGGACAGCGCACTGGCCGACATGCTGCACCCAGAGTGGTTGCTGATACAACAATGCAGGTGACAGAGGTGACTGGTTGTTGTTCGTCGAACGAGCAAGAAAGACAGGATTCGATAGAGTGGAAGAAAACCAATGGCTGGGGAAGAGGAGTGAAGAAGGACGTCGAAGACAGgagacagccaacagcaTAGTctttgttgactttggttttCGACCAACAGCTAGAGTCGAGTTGCCCAACGCGCAGATAGCAGAGCGGCACTGATGACACTCTGTGGCGACAGGAAAAAGTCCCCTGTTTTCCGGGGGGTTGGTTAACGACCCCTGACGTGTGTTCGTGATATTGgcatatttttttttggataCCCATTTTGAGAGCTTGCATCTCGAGGCGACAGACGAGCCATGCGTGCTATTATGTGCATTCTGGGGTTAGGCATTCAGTTTCGCAAATCGGATGGATATGAGCCATCAAAGAAGAGTGAATTGCTGTCGTCAATTTTTAGAGGGTTATTCTTAACATTGGTTACTTTAATgttcttttattttttgtTCCCCCAAATCAAGTGACGTGACTGAccgactgactgactgactgactgactgagcTCGACCCCCGTTTGGCATCTCACATCTGGCATCCGCTCCAgtccatttccatccatgtccacgtcaagtctggtccaagtctgtttcttttctgcttctgcacCTCCAGACCAAGCAAGTCCAGTCGATTCAAGCCCACGGTCCGCAGCCGCCTCACCTCCGTACTCCGTCCCAGTTGCCAGGCAGGCCACAAATTAGTTGCGGCCCAGTCAAAGACCAGTCAAAACGTGGcctgtccatgtcacttTTGGTGCAGCTGATAACTTAAATCGTGGGCTGGGCTGGTAtctgcttttgcttctcgTCCCTCTTGTCCTCATCTCTCGTGCTCATTGCGCCGCCTCTTTTGCTTGACATTACTTGACATTTCTTGCGCACCGCGACGCTTCTTCTGGTCACAGCCCTTTCCCTTCCTTCTCGCCacgaccaaaaaaaaaggacatTTGCCCTCTTCGCGTAACGACATTACCTGGCCGTTCCGACTCTTCAACGATCCTGACAAACCAAGAAAATTAACGACGCCTAATCCACGACCAAAAAAAAGCTGCGCACCGAAACATCCTCCATCGGCTCTCAAAGTGCTTGCCCCTAAGCAATAGCTCGCTGATCAGCTCGGGACGGGCCTGACGCCTCCTAACCACGCCGAACTTAGCTCAGCTTACTATTtagtccatccatccatccatccattcaaCTCGGCCAGCCTAGTTCGAGTCCAGTCTTTTCCTTTCCAGCCAAGCCGCGGGCCCCTTTAGGCCTTTAATGCTGGTTAAGTGCCGCCACACCCCCTTCGCAGTCTAATATCCGGCATAACCTTGTTTCGGGACAGCCCTGctccatcttggccgtcCCGCCCATAACCAAAGGCCCGTTTGGTACTGCCTAGAAAGATGAAGTTCTTTGGCGGAAGCAAAAAGCAATCGTCAACTTCCAATTCGTCGTCAAGGAAGCACACCCCGAGTTCAAGCGTTGACGACCGCGACTTTTTCCCTCGCGAGACTCATCCGCACTCGGAGCCCTCGTCGCCCACAAAGAACTCATCCAGCAATACTAATAAGTCCCCATCAAAAAAAAGTTCCCGGCCCGCATCTTACCGGGAGTCAAGGGACTCTGAAaagtcatcatcttcttcctccacacCTCGTCACGCGAGACTCTCCAGACACTCCACAGAGCCGCCGTCGACTTCGTCCTCGCGACGCAGTAAATTCGACCCCGATACTCATCCTCTCAATTTGCCTCCCGAGGAGCGTCGTCGCCTTTCCAAATTGTCTAATTCCACAATGAGCGATCAGATGGACGTCGACCGGGAGCCCGTTAACGGCGCCTCGTCGCCTGCCTCCCAGTCGCAGAGTAACCCTTCGGCTCAAACAAACTTCTCGGTTCCCATCACCAATGGAACTCATCACAGTGAGGCTCCCGCGCCGCCACCTCACGGATCTAATCCCTCCAGTCCTGTACCGACACCGGAGGACGACGCAGAAGCATACAAGGCTGCCGGAAACAGGTTTTTCAAGGAGAAAAACTACACCAAAGCTATTGAGCAATATTCCAAAGGTACAGTACTACTAACTCACACAAACTTTGCCATGGTGCGCCCGCATCGACTTAGAAGACGCATACTAAcatttttgttgtttcaCTGCCATAGCCGTCGACCTTTTTCCCAACTCAGCAACCTACCTGAGCAATCGCGCTGCCGCTCGCATGTCTAATGGCCAATACACTACAGCTTTGGAAGATTGCAGTCGCGCCGCCGAGATCGACccgcaaaacaccaagattcTACTTCGCCTCGGCCGTATCTACACTGCCCTCGGCCGCCCCGACGATGCCTTGCTGATGTTTGGTCGCATCTCACCGGCACCGTCCGCCAAAGACATGGCTCCCGCCAAGGAAATGCAGTACCACATTGATACTGCTAAGCACATTTTGGAGCAAGGCACTGGTGCTCACATGGCTCTCCATGCTTTGGATCGGGCGGAGCGTGGGTTGGGACATGGCGTTCCAAAACCTCGCAAGTGGCAGCTCTTGCGCGGTGATGCGCATTTACTCGTTGGCAGCGAAAATTCTCTGGGTGAGGCACAGGGCATTGCGATGGCTCTGCTACGGAGCAATACACAAGATCCTGACGCTCTGGTTCTCCGCGGCCGAGTTCTCTACGCCCAGGGCGACAATGCAAAGGCCATTCAGTCGTTCCGTATGGCCATTAGCTTCGACCCAGACTACCGCGCAGCCATCAAGTGGATGAGGACGGTACAGAAGCTAgacaagatgaaggaggaaGGCAATGTCGAGTTCAAGGCTGGCCGATTCCAGCCCGCTATCGAAAAATACACCGAAGCTCTGGAAGTGGATCCAACCAACCGCGGCATTAACGCAAAGCTCCTTCAGAACCGCGCCGTGTGCAAGATTAAGCTCAAGCAATACGACGGGGCAGTTGCTGATGCGGAAAAGGCCGTCAGCCTAGACCCCAGCTACCTCAAGGCCAGAaagaccaaggccaacgctctgggccaagctggaaAATGGGAGGACGCCGTCAAGGAGTGGAAGTCGGTTCAGGAGGCTGACCCAGAGGATCGCACCATTCCGAAGGAGGTTCGCAAAGCAGAGCTCGAactgaagaagagcaagcgAAAGGACTATTACAAGATCCTAGGCGTAGAAAAGGATTGCACTCTTGACGATATCAAGAAGGCCTACCGCAAGATGGCCGTCAAGCTGCACCCTGACAAGAACCTAGACGATCCAGAAGCCgatgccaagttcaaggactTGTCAGAAGCTTATGAGACCTTGAGCGACCCTCAGTAAGTTTTTCTATGCACGCTACAATACCTGTTTGAATGTTTTCCCCACTAACACATCTATAGGAAGAAGGCCTCCTACGACAATGGGGACGACCTCATGGACCCGGCAGACAtgtttggcggcggcatgggcGGCGGTATGGGTGGCATGGGCGGAATCGACCCCGAGATTCTGTTCAGCATGATGGGTAACCAGGGAGGCTTCGGCGGAGGCGGCTTCCGATCCGCTGGAGGCTTCCCAGGTGGTGCAGGAGGATTCCCAGGCGGCGCTCagttcaactttgccaacgccggcggcggcaggcAGCGAGGCGGTGGATTCCCCTTTCAGTGACCATCCGACGACGAGTTAGGgagcgaggaggaggacaCAGCTGAGTGGGAGACTGACGAAGACGGCGACGATGCTTGGGACACACACAACCCACACGAACATGCCACGGCCAAGGATAAGCTGCGGCATGAACACCAGCGCCGTACtgacgccaacaacaatcTAGTTGATACGCTACGACAGTATGGCATGGGACTTCTGGCGGCATTTGTACTGTTACCGCCGCACCTTGTCGTAGTAGCTGCCGTCTGCATGGCAGTGGTGTATATGTTGATGAGATATGTTGGGCAAAAGTAGCCACAGGACCAAACCGACTGACTGGATAgacatttttgtttttggaaGGGAAACTAAAGACCTCAAGACGCGCATCGCATGTCCACCATTTACAAGGCGTTATAAACCATGTTGATTATTTTATTTACTCATTTTTAAACCATTCTTAGTCACCGTGTCTCTACTTTCTGGAAACAGGCACGACAAGCTAGGCTTGTCAGGGATAAATAGAAGTAGACGTTGTGTATATTTGTGATTCTTCCAAGGGTATcatgctccatctccattgccTCATCCCATTCACTTTCCCAAATGCCATTCGCACACCTTAACTCTCACCTCAACTCCCATTCATATTCGCATTCGTAGTCGCATTCACATTCGAATTCGAATTCGACCCCAAACTCGAGGCATCTCCCCCCGTCTCCCTAACAACCCTCTCCACATCCCCCCTCAACTCGGGCAACGCACTCCCCATCTCCCGCGCCAACACGTCCCGAAACTCCCCAAACGCACGCATCTTCCCCCTCATGAGCTGATTGCCCCTGCGCACGAGCTCCACAAACTCGCGGGTGTAAATGTCGGGATTGCGCCCGTTTTCCACGTACTCTAGTAATTCGGGGGGTACGGACGGCATATTCGCTGTTGATGAGGTGTTGTGCAGTGTttggagggaggaggagagtgtTTTTCTGGGATTGTTAGATGCGCAGTGAGGCGGGTAGGGGGGGCGTACATTTCGTTGGAGAGGACTTCGCGGCTTGGACGGCCGGTTGTGTCGTAGGTTGATACTTGGACCATGACTTGGTAGAGGTCTTGGATGATGTCTTTGAGCTGTTCTGGGGGGTTGTTAGTGTGTGTgagggaggagggagggaggaTGGGCGTACGCTCGAGGACGTCGTGGTCGAATCTGTCGACGGGCGCcattgtggtggtgatggttgtggtggttatgtttggtgtttggtttggtttggttgacggttgtggttgtggttgtgctTTGGATGATGTGGGGCATTTTGACTAGCTGGGACTGTGGATGCAGATGAGGATTCCCCGTACGCAAAGGTAAATTCTACTTGACGGTTGggttggcattgatggcgggaagaagagagaaaagaggTCAATTGTAGGTGCATTTAATATATGCAAGCGAAACTGGCCGCAGGCCGAAGCTCGTTGCAGGCGGCCCCCGGCAGGGCTCCCAGAGGGATTATGGAGGGATAATAACAGTGAAAGCTCCACGGAAGGGCGGGAATTCCAGTCAACAGTAGCTAAATTCATCAGCTTTCAAAGTGCCAAGTTCATCTTCATGATGTTCAACAAGCAACTAGCCGGGAATATCTTTAGATCAACGGTAAATTCGTTGACATCCCGGCTGTTTTTTTGGGTTGAGTCGAAATTGAGTTTTGGAACTGGGAATACGCAGCCGTAGGAGTCTTGGTGGGAGCACGAATAATGTGCAAACTCATGTCATTGTTTTTCTGATACCTATGCTACATACATCTCGGAAACATACAAGAGAGTGCAAGTTTATACTTGTACGTTAACTACCTGGTCGTGTATCCGCCATTGGCAAACAGCGTCTGCCCAGTAATCCACCCGCCCTCGGTGACGAGGAACCGAATAATTGGCGCAATGTCCTCAATCTTGGTGAGACGGTTGCCTATTGCCTGGCTCTTGTGGAAAGCAACAGCTTCGGGGGACTCTTGGGGGTAGAAGAAAGCTGTGACATGTTAGTGCCGTGTTATCCCCATTTCGAGGCTAAACACTTACGAGTGTCCATAGGTCCAGGAGCAACTGCATTTACGCTAATTCCACGTGGCTGCAGTTCCTTTGCGACACCTCGAGTGAAGTGCTCAACGGGAGCCTTGGAGCCGGCATAAGAAGTATAGAAGCCTGTAAATGCGGCGAGTAGGGCGGTAACAATGGTGATGAGCTTGCCGCCATCCTCGACGTTCTTGGCACCAGCCTTGAGAATAAAGAATGCTGACTTGGAGTTGACCCTGAATGTCGTTAGCTTGCTAATGCAGGGGACATGGGGCCGTTGATTTGGATGTCTTACGCAAACATCTCATCGTATTCAGCCTCTGAAATCTCTCCAATAGGCTTCTTGAGCACCTTGCCCACCGTGTTGACAACAATATCTatcttgccaaagtcctTTTTGACAGAATCGAAGAGCTTGTTCACGGCGGCCTCGGTGGTCAAATCGGCCTGGTAGAACTGGAACTTGATTCCCGGGTACTTTTCCTTTAGCAACTTTTCgaacttgacagcatcctCCTTTGACTTGGGGGAGTTGTAATGCAGAGCCAAGTTGGCTCCTAGTCCGGCGAGCTCCTTGGCAATTTCGGCACCAAGGTTCTTGGCTCCTCCGGTGATGAGGGCTGTCTTGCCTTTGAGAGACATGGTGTTGTACAGGTACTGCGTACGAGTTGGTGTGTTGATATGTTTCAATTGGGGGTGATTCAGTGCTATGAAGGTTCTTAGCACCTCTCAAAGTCCAAGTCAACCATCTTTGGACCTTTTATACGTCGTTTGGCCGTCGCTGTGTCTGCCGTTTTCATGCTTCAGTCATCTCGAAAGTTAAACGGATTTCAAGCCCCGAAAGTCGAGCTTAGCTCCGTGATGATCTTCAATGCCCCAACTATGCCAAAAGGCGAATACTagccagccacttggacAAGGTACggccttgccatccttgaGGGCATGATATAATTTGACTTCACTAGAGGCGCCTGTTGCAGACACCTCTTTGGGAAAGGAGCAAAGACCTGGGTGACGGAATGTGCGGGTCAGAACGTTGAGTTCAACGGGGGCGCATGAAGCTAAGTTTTGATTTGCTCCGACTGGTGGAGAGCTGGGGGCACAGGTTACTGTCGAGTTCTCTCAGTTATGGTTCAAGGGTGACAGGTCAAGAATGCGGCACTTGGTTTCAGATGCATTGCCTCGATCTGGTTAGACCAGAACTCAAGTTGTTGTCAATCCCCTCTTTCCGGTGACGATCCTCGTGGCCATGCAACCAATATGAACAACTCCTCCCAGCGCTTTGGTTCAGCCGTTGGGCAAAGTTAGCTCTCCATGTCGCATTGCCCGACCCAATCGTATCAGTATAGCTCATTCTGTTCCAGGTCCGTTTGGCGCCGTGGATCTCGCTGGATGGTGCCTGTGATGCTCGTTCGTTTGTGTTCTCGATGAGGTTGAGTCTGGGTTCCCAGACGAGTTGGACTCCTCCGCTCAGCTAACGCCACTTAACGGGTGCTCCGAACAATTCTTGTGGTGGACAACACAGGCATTTTGAGTAACCAAGCTgaggaaaaagaaagcaTGCTCGACGCAACACAGGAATTGGAAATGTGGGCAAAGGAACAGGAAGCGAATTGAATGCACTCGTGACTTTGTCGGATTTACGGAGAGGAGCTGGTGCAACCTCCTTAGCTCCTTCCTTCCCATCTGCATTTGAACCTCCCACGGTCGACAAGCCAGACAACCTCCACCCGTAATTCtattcaaccagacaagatCAGACATCCCCATGACTCTCACCATCCCTAGGCTTGGGATTAACCGCAGCCTAAGAGGATATTTCTGGCTGTTGTACCTTACACGCACATATTCCCGATCCTTGGTTCCATCGGCTTTAAGGccacaccaagccaagctaaCGGCAGGGACTGCATCATATCCGTTGCCACAGTCAATTACCAATACATTATCTACGGACCCAACTTTGTGGTAAACTGTTTCTCGTCTCACATTCGGAGTTAACAATATCCAACCATTTCCTAATTAGGTGGCTGCAAGCCGCAACTCTTCCCTGCCTCAACTGCGCCGTGTTCGGCATCCTCGTCGATCAGACTACGGACCATGCAGGCCGCAAAGGCTACTCATCCTATCGAATTCGAGTTTGTAATTGGTAATCGACCACAGGACTTGAGGGCTGACACCAGTCGCAAGCTTCGGTCATACCTGTCCAAGCGCGCCTGGAAAGCACACCGTGATCAGTACGCACAGTCACGAGGCGAGTCTGACTCTCCATCAAACTCGTCCTCTTCAGGATCCCAAAACGAGGAGCACGCATCCAATAGCAGCACAACAGATGGCGCTGATAAGCTTTCACGGAAGCTAACTGCCGCCAAAACCGCTCGTCGCAGGAAAAATAAACTCCAAACAGTTACTTTTGAATGTGTCGAAACTCGTCCAGTTGCGGCCCCGGTCCCTTTCATCTGGGGGGCCGTACAAGATGCAACAGACAAGTACAGTCTCGATGACTTGTCAGACGACAGAATACTTCAACTATTTGCGCAAACCGTTGCAAAGTTGCTGCCCATGGATACACactttggcggcggccgtGTAGATCCATTCAGGTCATATCCGGGACCTTGGCGGTCTTATATTCCAGCATTGGCAGACCATTGTAAGTCCAGCGTCCATGGCACAGTGGCATTATATGCACAAAACTGAGGGAGGTCCCTCTTTATTTGGTGAATACATACTCACCaataccagacattgtgCAAATGGCCCGAGACATTCCTGAATTGGATCAACCTGGCAACAAAGGACTGCTGAGATCCAGATGGTTTCCCCTAGTTCTTTCTGACAATGCTCCCTTCCAAGTGGTTATGCTCCTTGCAGCAGCCAACTACGCTTCGGTCAACAACATCAGCACCTTGGGCTGTCATATCCTCCGCATGAAACACGATGCCATTACTGCTATCAACAATACATTTCACGACGACAGGAAACTAACTAGTGACTGCTTGATTGGGGCCGTGGCCAAAATGGCCAGTTTCGAGGCGATGCACGGAGACGTCCAGTCCTATCAGATGCACATGGACGGGTTGGTGCGGATGTTGGAGCTGAGAGGCGGATTGGACTCGTTGGGGCTGGGCGGATTGCTTCGG
The genomic region above belongs to Pochonia chlamydosporia 170 chromosome 2, whole genome shotgun sequence and contains:
- a CDS encoding short chain dehydrogenase reductase (similar to Metarhizium robertsii ARSEF 23 XP_007823261.1): MSLKGKTALITGGAKNLGAEIAKELAGLGANLALHYNSPKSKEDAVKFEKLLKEKYPGIKFQFYQADLTTEAAVNKLFDSVKKDFGKIDIVVNTVGKVLKKPIGEISEAEYDEMFAVNSKSAFFILKAGAKNVEDGGKLITIVTALLAAFTGFYTSYAGSKAPVEHFTRGVAKELQPRGISVNAVAPGPMDTPFFYPQESPEAVAFHKSQAIGNRLTKIEDIAPIIRFLVTEGGWITGQTLFANGGYTTR
- a CDS encoding fungal specific transcription factor domain-containing protein yields the protein MQAAKATHPIEFEFVIGNRPQDLRADTSRKLRSYLSKRAWKAHRDQYAQSRGESDSPSNSSSSGSQNEEHASNSSTTDGADKLSRKLTAAKTARRRKNKLQTVTFECVETRPVAAPVPFIWGAVQDATDKYSLDDLSDDRILQLFAQTVAKLLPMDTHFGGGRVDPFRSYPGPWRSYIPALADHYIVQMARDIPELDQPGNKGLLRSRWFPLVLSDNAPFQVVMLLAAANYASVNNISTLGCHILRMKHDAITAINNTFHDDRKLTSDCLIGAVAKMASFEAMHGDVQSYQMHMDGLVRMLELRGGLDSLGLGGLLRRMVVWIDLNASFLLNIPRYFPGTTFTGVEEPAVVEVLEPNPERFIGV
- a CDS encoding DnaJ and TPR domain-containing protein (similar to Coccidioides immitis RS XP_001244422.1), which encodes MKFFGGSKKQSSTSNSSSRKHTPSSSVDDRDFFPRETHPHSEPSSPTKNSSSNTNKSPSKKSSRPASYRESRDSEKSSSSSSTPRHARLSRHSTEPPSTSSSRRSKFDPDTHPLNLPPEERRRLSKLSNSTMSDQMDVDREPVNGASSPASQSQSNPSAQTNFSVPITNGTHHSEAPAPPPHGSNPSSPVPTPEDDAEAYKAAGNRFFKEKNYTKAIEQYSKAVDLFPNSATYLSNRAAARMSNGQYTTALEDCSRAAEIDPQNTKILLRLGRIYTALGRPDDALLMFGRISPAPSAKDMAPAKEMQYHIDTAKHILEQGTGAHMALHALDRAERGLGHGVPKPRKWQLLRGDAHLLVGSENSLGEAQGIAMALLRSNTQDPDALVLRGRVLYAQGDNAKAIQSFRMAISFDPDYRAAIKWMRTVQKLDKMKEEGNVEFKAGRFQPAIEKYTEALEVDPTNRGINAKLLQNRAVCKIKLKQYDGAVADAEKAVSLDPSYLKARKTKANALGQAGKWEDAVKEWKSVQEADPEDRTIPKEVRKAELELKKSKRKDYYKILGVEKDCTLDDIKKAYRKMAVKLHPDKNLDDPEADAKFKDLSEAYETLSDPQKKASYDNGDDLMDPADMFGGGMGGGMGGMGGIDPEILFSMMGNQGGFGGGGFRSAGGFPGGAGGFPGGAQFNFANAGGGRQRGGGFPFQ